The following DNA comes from Cyanobacteriota bacterium.
GGCGATTGCGCGATCGCTCGCGGAACCTGCTGAAACTGGAAGCTGAATTCCTAAACAGTATCGGTCAATCTACCCAATCTACTAGTGCCTAATCGGTGTCTAGTAGTAACACTGTGGTCACTAGGCTGCTGTGCCCACTGGAGCAATATCAACCAACCTAATCAATACGTCTTAAGTCAATACACTAATCAACACACGTATGAAGTCGCTGTTTTCACAACTGGCAATTTTAGGGGGCATTCCAGAGTTTCACGAGACTCTGCACGTAGGACGACCGAACATTGGCGATCGTGATCGGCTGCTAGCTCGCATCAACGACATGTTGGATCGCCGCTGGCTGTCTAACCGTGGCCCCTTTGTGCAAGAACTAGAGCAGCGCATCTGTGAACGTCTAGGGGTCAAACATTGCATCGCTATGTGTAATGGCACCGTGGCCCTAGAAATTGTGACCCGTGCCTGTGGTTTGACGGGTGAAGTAATTGTGCCCTCGTTTACCTTCATTGCTACAGCCCATGCCCTGCAATGGCAAGAAATCACGCCTGTATTTTGCGACGTGGATCCAGCCACCCATAACCTTGACCCTACCAAGGTTGAACAGATGATCACACCCCGAACGACAGGCATTGTGGGGGTGCACCTGTGGGGTCGGCCCTGTGCCATTGAAGCCCTAGCTGAGATTGCTGATCGTCATCGGCTAAAACTCTTATTTGATGCTTCCCATGCCTTTAACTGTTCCTATCGGGGGCGAATGATTGGCAACTTTGGCGAGGCAGAAGTATTCAGTTTCCACGCCACCAAGTTTTTCAACACCTTTGAAGGTGGGGCAGTGGTTACCAACAATGATGAACTGGCTGCTAAGATTCGCCTGATGCAGAACTTTGGTTTCGCTGGCTACGATCGGGTCATTTACATTGGCACCAACGGCAAAATGAACGAAGTAGAGGCAGCCATGGGCTTGACAGGTCTAGAAAGCCTCGATGACTTCATGGCGATCAATTACCGGAACTATCAGTGCTACCAGCAGGGGCTGCAAGATTTACCTGGGATACGGTTGATTGAGTACGATCGCGCGGAACAGTGTAACTATCAGTACATTGTGCTAGAGGTTGATGAAGTCAAGGCGGGAATCAGCCGCGATCGCTTGCTAGAGGTGCTCCATGCTGAAAACATCCTTGCTCGGCGCTACTTCTTCCCTGGATGCCACCGGATGGAACCCTACCGCTCGTACTTTCCCCATAGTGGCCTCTTACTACCAGAAACTGAAGCCCTCGCCCAGATGGTGTTACTGTTACCAACGGGTACATCGATCGCCCCCGACGATGTTCAGCGCATCTGCCAAATTATCCGGTT
Coding sequences within:
- a CDS encoding DegT/DnrJ/EryC1/StrS family aminotransferase — its product is MKSLFSQLAILGGIPEFHETLHVGRPNIGDRDRLLARINDMLDRRWLSNRGPFVQELEQRICERLGVKHCIAMCNGTVALEIVTRACGLTGEVIVPSFTFIATAHALQWQEITPVFCDVDPATHNLDPTKVEQMITPRTTGIVGVHLWGRPCAIEALAEIADRHRLKLLFDASHAFNCSYRGRMIGNFGEAEVFSFHATKFFNTFEGGAVVTNNDELAAKIRLMQNFGFAGYDRVIYIGTNGKMNEVEAAMGLTGLESLDDFMAINYRNYQCYQQGLQDLPGIRLIEYDRAEQCNYQYIVLEVDEVKAGISRDRLLEVLHAENILARRYFFPGCHRMEPYRSYFPHSGLLLPETEALAQMVLLLPTGTSIAPDDVQRICQIIRLAVTHSNELKQALRSGNSESTTVTTAVS